One window of Polyangiaceae bacterium genomic DNA carries:
- a CDS encoding acyl-CoA dehydrogenase family protein, producing the protein MSELHADASKLVDYAIASRQELREIAVRHEAERRVESTRVAELEARGAFRLLVPKELGGGEVRPLDFVRLLDELAQGDAATAWCVMTGATTGLLSAYMPEDGAREIWQPGSVTAGVFAPMGKAKAVDGGYVVSGRWPFASGCENANWWMGGARCESGSTFEMLSLFFPSSDGRRHDTWSTLGLRGTGSHDIEVEELFVPARRVARVLGGQPRYTGPLFRFPLFGLLAAGVAAVGLGIARAALEDFKQHIIAKRLPGGRKASSQGHLQLELARAEGELEAGRALLYQTCDQLYSAVQGDAARQGDLISSSQRAQLRLAANQAVRGSKRAVDTIHEAAGGAGVYTRSPFEKHLRDIHTLTQHVMVQAGTLRQVGAVMLDEPVDTAQL; encoded by the coding sequence ATGAGCGAACTTCATGCAGATGCGAGCAAGCTCGTTGACTACGCCATTGCCTCGCGGCAAGAGCTTCGGGAGATTGCGGTGCGCCACGAGGCAGAGCGCCGGGTCGAGTCGACGCGTGTCGCCGAGCTAGAGGCTCGCGGTGCGTTCCGGCTGCTCGTGCCGAAGGAGCTTGGCGGTGGGGAGGTCAGGCCGCTGGACTTCGTTCGGCTGCTTGACGAGCTGGCGCAGGGTGATGCCGCCACGGCTTGGTGTGTCATGACAGGAGCGACCACCGGGCTCCTGAGTGCGTACATGCCCGAGGACGGGGCGCGTGAGATTTGGCAGCCTGGCAGCGTGACCGCTGGTGTGTTCGCGCCCATGGGAAAGGCCAAGGCAGTTGATGGGGGCTACGTTGTGAGCGGTCGCTGGCCGTTCGCGAGCGGCTGCGAGAACGCCAACTGGTGGATGGGCGGCGCGCGTTGCGAGAGCGGCTCCACGTTCGAGATGCTTAGCCTATTCTTCCCGTCCTCGGACGGCAGACGACATGACACGTGGTCGACACTCGGCTTGCGCGGCACTGGGAGTCACGACATTGAGGTGGAAGAGCTGTTCGTGCCCGCGCGTCGCGTCGCTCGGGTGCTCGGAGGACAGCCGAGGTATACGGGGCCGCTCTTTCGCTTTCCTTTGTTTGGCCTGCTGGCGGCCGGAGTCGCGGCGGTGGGACTCGGGATCGCGCGCGCCGCGCTCGAAGACTTCAAGCAACACATCATCGCGAAGCGCCTGCCAGGTGGCCGCAAGGCGAGTAGCCAAGGTCACCTACAGCTTGAGCTGGCGCGCGCGGAGGGGGAGCTCGAAGCCGGACGCGCGCTGCTCTACCAAACGTGCGACCAACTCTACTCTGCAGTGCAAGGCGATGCCGCACGGCAAGGCGACTTGATCTCGTCGTCCCAGCGCGCACAGCTTCGCCTCGCCGCCAACCAGGCCGTACGCGGAAGCAAGCGCGCCGTCGACACGATTCACGAAGCCGCAGGAGGCGCGGGCGTCTACACGCGTTCGCCGTTCGAGAAGCACCTGCGCGACATCCACACGCTGACGCAGCACGTGATGGTGCAAGCGGGCACTCTGCGCCAGGTGGGTGCGGTAATGCTCGACGAGCCCGTGGATACAGCACAGCTATAG
- a CDS encoding SUMF1/EgtB/PvdO family nonheme iron enzyme: MEPLAIIERYAIYESIGRGGMATIHLARQLGGAGFSRTVAIKRLHPHIAVQEQFVRMMLDEAHLASRVEHPNVVRVLDVVEGDAELFMVQEYAHALPVSTLAAAAIRSGEGVPPPVAIHILIGVLRGLHAAHTATGSLGEPLNIVHRDVSPQNVLVGPAGVPQVVDFGVAKASRRLQTTQQGEIKGKLRYMAPEQLLCKPVTQQADVYSAAVMLWELLVGKRLFDADSPTDISYQKLQADVPAPSSLRPILPPALDAIVLKGLDREPEKRYRTAKRFADALQSFVTKRPALAVTPDQVGAWAVRWGGEAFSERERLVREVEGAVAPQVRNAPSSTKIAFERDSLPDDSDVLAAAEMQKSEAEPSQTMRGTSAPGTLRAPLARPRRLPRYLAAAAVLLVGVGLVSRLKRGDGAAEPEVTATQPAAALAAPAKEPSCPSGMLQVSSSKLFLGWGGEDAAPSERPQVQVQVEQFCIDRTEVSVAAYKACSDKGECSRVFPEPDLEGASKRERILLGKLCNTERSDHSDHPISCVDWSQASAYCKAQDKRLPSSAEWELAARGSDGRAYPWGDELGEARANACGAECYAWSRTQGLRLPMAFAADDGFAATAPVASFGSSAAPSGALNMAGNVAEWVDDWYASRGPDAADDVAGRKREVRGGHFLGAAGELRASARDAKPPSERSPKIGFRCAADLK; encoded by the coding sequence TTGGAGCCGCTGGCAATCATCGAACGCTACGCGATCTACGAGAGTATCGGTCGCGGGGGCATGGCCACCATCCACTTGGCTCGCCAACTGGGAGGTGCCGGCTTCAGTCGCACGGTCGCCATCAAGCGACTCCACCCGCACATCGCCGTTCAAGAGCAGTTCGTGCGCATGATGCTCGACGAGGCGCACCTTGCGTCGCGAGTCGAGCACCCGAACGTCGTGCGCGTGCTCGACGTGGTTGAGGGTGACGCCGAGCTCTTCATGGTTCAGGAGTACGCGCACGCGCTGCCCGTCTCTACCCTCGCCGCAGCGGCGATTCGCTCTGGCGAAGGCGTGCCGCCTCCGGTCGCCATCCACATCTTGATCGGCGTGTTGCGCGGCCTGCACGCTGCGCACACGGCGACGGGCTCGCTGGGTGAGCCACTGAACATCGTGCATCGAGATGTTTCGCCGCAGAACGTGTTGGTCGGGCCTGCTGGTGTGCCTCAAGTGGTGGACTTCGGCGTTGCGAAGGCCAGCCGGCGCTTGCAGACGACGCAGCAAGGAGAAATCAAAGGCAAGCTGCGCTACATGGCGCCGGAGCAGCTGCTCTGCAAACCGGTGACTCAGCAGGCGGATGTGTACTCCGCCGCCGTGATGCTGTGGGAGCTACTCGTCGGCAAGCGGCTGTTCGACGCGGACTCGCCGACAGACATCAGCTATCAGAAGCTTCAAGCCGACGTACCCGCTCCGAGTTCGCTCCGCCCGATTCTCCCCCCGGCGCTCGATGCGATCGTGCTCAAAGGCCTGGATCGAGAACCCGAGAAGCGATACCGCACGGCAAAGCGCTTCGCTGACGCGCTTCAGTCGTTCGTTACGAAGCGGCCCGCACTGGCAGTGACTCCTGATCAGGTCGGGGCGTGGGCCGTGCGCTGGGGTGGAGAGGCTTTCAGCGAGCGCGAACGACTCGTGCGGGAGGTCGAGGGCGCTGTGGCTCCCCAAGTCCGCAACGCTCCGTCTTCCACGAAGATCGCCTTCGAGCGTGACTCCCTGCCAGACGACAGCGACGTGCTTGCCGCGGCCGAGATGCAGAAGTCGGAGGCTGAACCAAGTCAGACCATGCGAGGCACCTCGGCGCCCGGAACACTGCGAGCGCCGCTGGCGCGCCCTCGTCGACTGCCGCGCTACCTTGCGGCCGCGGCGGTGTTGCTGGTTGGCGTCGGGTTGGTTAGCCGACTGAAGCGCGGCGATGGCGCCGCCGAGCCCGAGGTCACCGCGACGCAACCCGCGGCAGCTCTAGCGGCGCCGGCAAAGGAGCCTAGCTGCCCAAGTGGTATGCTCCAGGTTAGCAGCAGCAAGCTCTTCTTGGGTTGGGGGGGAGAGGACGCTGCGCCATCCGAAAGACCCCAAGTTCAAGTGCAAGTCGAGCAGTTCTGTATCGATCGCACCGAGGTCAGCGTCGCGGCCTACAAGGCTTGCTCCGATAAGGGCGAGTGTTCGCGGGTTTTCCCGGAGCCCGATCTCGAGGGCGCGTCGAAGCGGGAACGCATCCTGCTCGGCAAGCTGTGCAACACCGAGCGCTCGGACCACTCCGATCATCCCATCTCGTGCGTGGATTGGTCTCAGGCGTCAGCCTACTGCAAGGCGCAGGACAAGCGTTTGCCCTCGTCGGCGGAGTGGGAGCTTGCGGCTCGGGGCTCTGACGGTCGGGCGTATCCCTGGGGTGATGAACTCGGAGAGGCGCGCGCCAACGCCTGCGGAGCCGAGTGCTATGCGTGGTCGCGGACGCAGGGGCTGCGGTTGCCGATGGCCTTTGCGGCGGACGACGGATTTGCTGCCACGGCGCCTGTTGCCTCGTTCGGAAGTTCCGCGGCTCCAAGCGGTGCTCTCAACATGGCAGGCAACGTCGCGGAGTGGGTCGATGACTGGTATGCCTCCCGCGGCCCAGACGCTGCTGACGATGTTGCCGGGAGGAAGCGGGAAGTCCGCGGCGGGCACTTCCTTGGCGCGGCGGGAGAGCTACGCGCTTCGGCGCGTGACGCGAAGCCCCCAAGCGAACGGAGCCCGAAGATCGGCTTTCGCTGCGCCGCGGATTTGAAATAG